Proteins found in one Acidobacteriota bacterium genomic segment:
- a CDS encoding heme A synthase, whose protein sequence is MAFRVFTRVLSAATLFLILAGAMVTSTGSGLSVPDWPTSYGYNMFTFPLHLMVGGIVFEHGHRLVATAVGFFTIVLAAWLWWRDGRGWLRWFGVAALGVVIVQGVLGGLTVLYLLPDAISIGHAGLAQIFFCMMIAISVFTSRGWMDDRRVDDDRMLRRLGAWTVAVVYVQILLGAAMRHTGSGLAIPDFPLAFGGLLPPQWDGKIAVHFAHRMGAVAASGMIAWLVVRIRTHHAGNPWLTRPATILVLLVTAQVTLGAYVIWTARDMYVNSLHVMTGALVLATALIVALRAHRGLFGSAAAAGDGARRAEVAA, encoded by the coding sequence ATGGCATTCCGCGTCTTCACGCGCGTGCTCTCCGCCGCCACGCTGTTCCTCATCCTCGCGGGTGCGATGGTGACGAGCACGGGGTCCGGGTTGAGCGTTCCTGACTGGCCCACCAGCTACGGGTACAACATGTTCACGTTCCCGCTGCACCTGATGGTCGGCGGGATCGTCTTCGAGCACGGGCACCGTCTCGTCGCGACCGCGGTGGGGTTCTTCACGATCGTCCTCGCGGCGTGGCTCTGGTGGCGCGATGGCCGAGGGTGGCTGCGGTGGTTCGGCGTCGCCGCTCTCGGAGTGGTGATCGTCCAGGGGGTGCTGGGAGGGCTGACGGTGCTCTACCTGCTGCCGGATGCGATCTCGATCGGCCACGCGGGGCTCGCGCAGATTTTCTTCTGCATGATGATCGCGATCTCCGTCTTCACGTCCAGGGGGTGGATGGACGACCGCCGGGTCGATGATGACCGGATGCTGCGGCGGCTGGGCGCGTGGACGGTGGCGGTCGTGTACGTGCAGATCCTGCTCGGCGCGGCCATGCGGCACACGGGCTCGGGGCTCGCCATTCCGGACTTCCCGCTCGCGTTTGGCGGGCTGCTGCCGCCGCAGTGGGATGGAAAGATCGCGGTCCACTTCGCGCATCGCATGGGCGCCGTCGCCGCCAGCGGGATGATCGCGTGGCTCGTCGTGCGCATCCGCACGCACCATGCGGGCAACCCCTGGCTCACGCGGCCGGCGACGATCCTCGTGCTGCTCGTGACGGCGCAGGTCACGCTTGGCGCGTACGTGATCTGGACCGCGCGCGACATGTACGTCAACTCGCTGCACGTGATGACCGGTGCGCTCGTCCTCGCGACCGCCCTCATCGTCGCGTTGCGGGCACACCGCGGTCTGTTCGGCAGCGCCGCCGCCGCAGGCGACGGGGCGCGGCGGGCAGAGGTCGCCGCGTGA
- the cyoE gene encoding protoheme IX farnesyltransferase → MTPVSAGSLVQGTRGGTRIGPAVRTRTSDFLQLTKPRLNALAVATALGGYYMAGGGGREFSLLFHTIVGTALVAGGSAAFNQYYERVTDGLMRRTQVRPLPDGRMQAGDALWFAIVLSAAGLLQLGLGANLLAAAVALVTLVAYVAVYTPLKRRSPFSTVVGAIPGALPPIIGWTAVRGSLEPVSWVLFAIGFLWQLPHFLAIAWLYRADYERAGFPMLPVIEPDGRSTGRQAVAYAAALLPVSLAPAAFDLAGPVYFGAAFVLSAGFLGLSVWFAATRSTAAARWLFFGSIVYLPILWAFMLANKA, encoded by the coding sequence ATGACGCCGGTCTCCGCCGGATCGCTCGTGCAGGGGACCCGTGGCGGCACGCGCATCGGCCCCGCCGTTCGGACGCGCACCTCCGATTTCCTGCAGCTGACCAAACCGCGGCTCAACGCGCTCGCGGTGGCGACGGCGCTCGGCGGCTACTACATGGCGGGCGGCGGCGGGCGGGAGTTCTCGCTGCTCTTCCACACGATCGTGGGCACCGCGCTCGTCGCCGGAGGGTCGGCCGCCTTCAACCAGTACTACGAGCGCGTGACCGATGGCCTGATGCGGCGCACGCAGGTGCGCCCGCTCCCTGACGGGCGCATGCAGGCGGGCGACGCCTTGTGGTTCGCGATCGTGCTCTCCGCGGCGGGATTGCTGCAGCTCGGGCTCGGGGCGAACCTGCTCGCGGCGGCGGTGGCGCTCGTGACGCTGGTCGCCTACGTCGCCGTCTACACGCCCCTGAAGCGCCGGTCTCCGTTCTCCACCGTCGTCGGCGCGATCCCCGGGGCGCTGCCGCCCATCATCGGCTGGACGGCCGTGCGCGGATCGCTCGAGCCGGTATCGTGGGTGCTGTTCGCCATCGGGTTCCTGTGGCAGCTGCCGCACTTCCTGGCGATCGCCTGGCTGTACCGCGCCGATTACGAACGCGCCGGCTTCCCGATGCTGCCCGTGATCGAGCCGGACGGCCGCAGCACCGGACGGCAGGCGGTGGCGTACGCGGCGGCGTTGCTGCCCGTCAGCCTGGCGCCGGCCGCGTTCGACCTCGCCGGCCCGGTGTATTTCGGGGCCGCGTTCGTCCTGAGCGCCGGGTTCCTCGGGCTGTCGGTTTGGTTCGCCGCGACGCGCTCGACGGCCGCCGCGCGGTGGCTGTTCTTCGGATCGATCGTCTACCTGCCGATTCTCTGGGCGTTCATGCTGGCCAACAAGGCGTGA
- a CDS encoding DUF420 domain-containing protein gives MTINALPTLNAILNAIAATLLICGYLSIRRGHIQAHRRCMLAAFVVSILFLVSYLTYHAQVGSRRYPGTGTFRTIYLTILFTHTVLAAVVPPLAIVTLWRALHGRFDRHVAIARWTLPVWIYVSLTGVIVYAMLYH, from the coding sequence GTGACGATCAACGCCCTCCCGACGCTCAATGCGATCCTGAACGCGATTGCGGCCACGCTGCTCATTTGCGGTTACCTGTCCATCCGGCGCGGCCACATCCAGGCGCACCGTCGCTGCATGCTGGCGGCGTTCGTCGTCTCGATACTGTTCCTGGTTTCCTACCTGACCTATCACGCGCAGGTGGGTTCGCGACGGTATCCGGGTACTGGTACCTTTCGCACAATCTATCTGACGATTCTGTTCACGCACACCGTGCTTGCCGCCGTGGTCCCGCCCCTCGCGATTGTGACGCTCTGGCGCGCGCTCCACGGGCGTTTCGACCGCCACGTGGCGATCGCCCGCTGGACGCTGCCTGTCTGGATCTACGTTTCCCTAACGGGCGTCATCGTGTATGCGATGCTGTATCACTGA